From Scomber scombrus chromosome 9, fScoSco1.1, whole genome shotgun sequence, one genomic window encodes:
- the zdhhc15b gene encoding palmitoyltransferase ZDHHC15B: MALSRGLRCCQRVFSWIPVLIITSVVLWSYYAYVFQLCLFTLTNTLEKVAYLLVFHVCFVMFSWTYWKSIFTPPASPCKKFQLSYSDKQRYEMEERPDAQKQILVEIAKKLPIFTRAQSGAIRFCDRCQVLKPDRCHHCSVCEMCVLKMDHHCPWVNNCVGFSNYKFFLLFLSYSMLYCVFIASTVFQYFLKFWVGDLPNGPAKFHVLFLMFVALMFFVSLMFLFGYHCWLVAKNRSTLEAFSAPVFVSGPDRNGFNVGIRRNLRQVFGEDRRLWFIPVFTSQGNGHYFPLKNRSESQNPLLANEEMWEESDDGSEEGSLVEDQDPSVTIEMEE, encoded by the exons ATGGCTCTCTCCAGAGGTTTGAGATGCTGTCAGCGGGTTTTCTCCTGGATACCTGTGCTTATAATAACCTCCGTGGTGCTGTGGTCATACTACGCCTACGTATTTCAGCTATGTCTCT TTACACTCACTAACACATTAGAAAAAG TGGCCTATCTACTGGTGTTTCATGTTTGCTTTGTGATGTTCTCCTGGACTTACTGGAAGTCCATCTTTACTCCTCCTGCATCACCATGCAAGAAG TTTCAGCTGTCGTACTCAGACAAGCAAAGATACGAGATGGAAGAGAGGCCGGATGCTCAGAAACAAATCCTGGTTGAGATTGCAAAGAAACTGCCCATCTTCACCCGAGCTCAGTCTGGAG CTATCAGGTTCTGCGACCGCTGCCAGGTACTGAAGCCTGACCGCTGTCACCATTGCTCAGTTTGTGAAAT gtgTGTTTTGAAGATGGACCACCACTGTCCCTG GGTGAACAACTGTGTTGGCTTTTCCAACTACAAgtttttcctgcttttcctCTCCTATTCCATGCTGTACTGTGTATTCATCGCATCCACAGTCTTTCAGTATTTCCTCAAATTCTGGGTG GGGGACTTGCCAAATGGGCCCGCAAAGTTCCATGTCCTCTTCCTCATGTTTGTGGCACTCATGTTCTTTGTCAGTCTCATGTTCCTCTTCGGTTACCACTGTTGGTTGGTGGCCAAAAACAGATCCACTTTAG AGGCCTTCTCAGCTCCAGTTTTTGTCAGTGGACCAGACAGAAATGGCTTCAATGTTGGCATACGCAGAAACCTGCGACAGGTGTTTGGAGAGGACAGGAGACTGTGGTTCATCCCTGTCTTCACAAG tcagggaAATGGGCACTACTTCCCCTTGAAGAATCGGAGTGAATCACAGAATCCCTTATTAGCTAATGAGGAGATGTGGGAAGAGTCAGATGATGGGTCTGAGGAAGGAAGCTTGG TTGAGGACCAAGATCCCTCTGTTACCATAGAGATGGAGGAATAG